The proteins below come from a single Zea mays cultivar B73 chromosome 8, Zm-B73-REFERENCE-NAM-5.0, whole genome shotgun sequence genomic window:
- the LOC103635848 gene encoding uncharacterized protein isoform X1 yields MLRIQLPRWRCQISEARRSRCHVCKILTPRASVSPVQSSSRRFPLSPVAIGAATRETEPGETQPTHLVRPARRRGWRPPARRSPSGTALRLVARPSPHCACCCSAGARPRLTSSRATVSFLSLRRREYAVRARARAEGGGGGSWPFGGDAGALPPMEVRRFRWWRDEAAAVEEEEAEVERRLAAKRRKRSVAELFAAVPRVPRGGQGRGKGKAAKRKAEKDKGKLVLAASVKTNKKKKVPTGIDARPKEKNSGVKVNSVSISKSFQHPIKNREPKSSCKKKGKQEVSVLLDKKSKKGNRKSVLEIHKKDMANSVQTQSICKDQSKAGSSTAPNTTDMRCKLNSCCKSKHVTFSDGADIFGRTAHLPADNTKQPQSVQTFQQATQEGRDHRDRDDQQLVYQQAEAISRTVEITNSLSENVVLAGVCRTIPLTKPKDITILGNSVDLNHCIETCHGSNCLNSTSLASLSSKMPCQKFQGVNSHLNGNNVSSLDVQYLGEQNHMISQASFNPVSLAPKGVSGDMSPLSEPSSCCLYDRSSITFHEKADANYHLGKVSSEILRSGNVVRSISSSTGSNKPAQAIDCVSAAFRNMHSRRDDYVGLPINSRGEFVKVHPGGTPNSVDIFTRQCLGENSSCPSDYPTIFSSITRMDHVPNYHARQFYTIDQSAFHADPRFPPAGPMAYGMDVRQWPSSERAKVHYYTIPNKKYPCAKQQELSMDHNSQQKLLGLRSRCPSQNSGQGMQHNAETTLRLMGKTVTLGTSSSMHCRGLNNGTPACSSKQSQAEDRGTRTKVFPQLFHGGLALADPAAACRISDGERQPSGHPSRFSLAPAAVRAFLPGTSSFRTGGHNQQPELATASKNPYLSIHCRHAPESSFNARNSFRNFTEKGPAAPYQSSSYLTQQLSSNMAQRTAAAASSSASGYGVQRPPGLSLTTAQTKFTSLRPLPPSVVPSHAYGAPPHGPVTVFHPSAPPVPYPASNSGGPGSSDAVLEIESVRWSVVGSKPEGSERLRSCKRAAEMDADVSVALLKKPLTVAAAAAARQGLDMLLPVAETGSEFRGSTRPEPEAQPRPSGTSTTPICVDDEP; encoded by the exons ATGCTACGAATTCAATTGCCACGATGGCGGTGCCAAATTTCTGAAGCCCGTCGTAGCCGGTGCCATGTTTGCAAAATTCTCACTCCACGCGCCTCCGTCAGTCCAGTCCAGTCTTCCTCGCGtcgctttcccctctctcccgtcgCCATCGGCGCCGCGACGCGGGAAACCGAGCCGGGGGAAACCCAGCCCACCCACCTCGTCCGCCCCGCGCGCCGCCGGGGATGGCGGCCGCCGGCACGTCGTTCTCCATCCGGTACTGCATTGCGGCTGGTGGCCCGGCCTTCTCCACATTGCGCCTGCTGCTGCTCTGCCGGTGCCCGACCTCGCCTCACCTCATCTCGTGCCACTGTTTCATTTTTATCGCTGCGACGCAGGGAGTACGCGGTGCGtgcgcgggcgcgggccgaggGCGGCGGGGGCGGGAGCTGGCCTTTCGGCGGGGACGCGGGGGCGCTACCGCCCATGGAGGTGCGGCGGTTCCGGTGGTGGCGGGACGAGGCGGCAgcggtggaggaggaggaggccgaGGTGGAGAGGAGGTTGGCGGCCAAGCGCCGCAAGCGCTCCGTCGCCGAGCTCTTCGCCGCGGTCCCGCGGGTGCCCCGAGGCGGCCAGGGGCGTGGCAAGGGGAAGGCTGCCAAGAGGAAGGCGGAGAAAGACAAGGGAAAGCTAGTGCTCGCTGCCAGTGTTAAGACCAACAAGAAGAAAAAGGTCCCGACTGGGATCGATGCCAGACCAAAG GAGAAAAACAGTGGGGTAAAGGTGAACTCAGTTAGCATTTCTAAGTCATTTCAGCATCCTATAAAAAATAGGGAACCCAAGAGTTCTTgcaagaaaaagggaaaacaagAGGTCTCAGTCTTACTGGATAAGAAAAGTAAGAAGGGAAACAGAAAGTCAGTTTTGGAAATACACAAAAAGGATATGGCAAACAGTGTTCAAACTCAAAGCATTTGTAAGGATCAGTCAAAAGCAGGTTCTAGCACAGCACCGAATACAACAGATATGAGGTGTAAATTAAATTCTTGTTGCAAATCAAAGCATGTTACCTTTTCTGATGGCGCTGACATATTTGGAAGGACCGCACATCTACCTGCAGATAATACAAAGCAACCACAATCTGTACAGACATTCCAGCAAGCCACTCAGGAAGGTCGTGACCACCGTGATAGAGATGATCAACAGTTGGTTTATCAACAAGCTGAAGCTATATCCCGGACTGTTGAGATTACCAATTCTTTGTCTGAAAATGTAGTACTAGCTGGTGTTTGCCGTACAATCCCACTTACCAAACCAAAAGATATCACTATACTGGGAAACTCAGTGGATCTGAATCACTGCATAGAAACTTGTCATGGCAGTAACTGTTTGAACTCCACGAGTTTGGCAAGCTTATCTAGTAAGATGCCATGTCAAAAATTCCAAGGTGTGAACTCTCATCTGAATGGCAACAATGTTTCAAGTCTTGATGTTCAGTATCTTGGAGAACAAAACCATATGATATCACAAGCATCATTTAATCCTGTTAGTTTGGCACCCAAGGGAGTATCAGGTGATATGAGCCCATTGTCAGAGCCTTCCAGTTGTTGTTTATATGATAGGAGCAGTATCACGTTCCACGAGAAGGCTGATGCTAATTACCACTTGGGAAAAGTTAGTTCTGAGATTCTTAGATCTGGTAACGTGGTGAGAAGCATAAGCTCTTCAACAGGATCAAATAAACCAGCACAAGCCATCGATTGTGTATCTGCTGCATTCAGGAACATGCACAGCCGCCGTGACGATTATGTCGGCCTTCCTATCAATTCACGAGGTGAATTCGTCAAGGTTCATCCTGGTGGCACCCCTAATTCTGTTGACATTTTTACGAGGCAGTGTTTGGGGGAGAATTCCTCATGCCCCTCAGATTATCCAACCATCTTCAGTTCTATTACCCGCATGGATCATGTACCCAACTATCATGCTCGACAATTCTATACAATAGACCAGTCTGCTTTTCATGCAGATCCTCGTTTTCCTCCAGCGGGCCCAATGGCATATGGGATGGATGTGAGGCAGTGGCCAAGTTCTGAAAGAGCAAAAGTTCATTACTACACAATTCCAAACAAAAAGTATCCATGCGCCAAACAGCAAGAGCTTTCAATGGATCACAATTCACAGCAGAAGCTACTTGGGCTGCGAAGCCGCTGTCCCAGCCAGAACTCTGGGCAGGGTATGCAGCACAACGCCGAAACGACACTGCGCCTCATGGGAAAAACGGTCACACTTGGGACCAGCAGCAGCATGCACTGTAGAGGCCTGAACAACGGAACCCCAGCTTGTTCCAGTAAACAAAGCCAAGCTGAAGACCGGGGAACGCGTACGAAAGTTTTCCCACAGCTGTTTCACGGAGGACTGGCTCTGGCTGATCCCGCTGCTGCGTGTAGGATATCAGATGGAGAGAGGCAACCGTCTGGACACCCGTCACGTTTCTCTTTGGCTCCAGCAGCTGTTCGGGCTTTTCTGCCTGGTACCAGCAGTTTCAGAACAGGTGGCCACAACCAGCAACCTGAACTAGCAACAGCCAGTAAGAATCCTTATCTTTCAATACACTGCAGACATGCACCGGAGTCATCTTTCAATGCAAGGAACAGTTTCAGAAACTTCACGGAAAAGGGGCCAGCGGCACCGTACCAGTCGTCCAGTTACCTGACGCAGCAGCTCAGCAGCAACATGGCGCagagaaccgccgccgccgcctcctcttCTGCGTCAGGCTACGGCGTTCAGAGACCCCCTGGTCTAAGTCTAACAACAGCCCAGACGAAATTCACGTCGCTCCGGCCGTTGCCGCCTTCGGTCGTCCCTTCCCATGCCTACGGCGCGCCGCCTCACGGACCCGTCACCGTCTTTCACCCGTCAGCTCCTCCCGTGCCGTATCCAGCGAGCAATTCTGGCGGTCCTGGCAGCAGCGACGCGGTGTTGGAGATCGAGAGCGTGAGGTGGAGCGTGGTGGGATCGAAGCCTGAGGGCTCGGAGCGTCTGAGGAGCTGCAAAAGGGCAGCAGAGATGGACGCCGACGTGTCCGTGGCGTTGCTGAAGAAGCCTctcaccgtcgccgccgccgccgcagcacGGCAGGGGCTAGATATGTTGCTACCGGTCGCAGAGACGGGGTCGGAGTTCCGTGGATCCACCAGGCCGGAGCCGGAGGCGCAGCCGCGGCCTAGTGGTACGAGTACGACGCCTATTTGTGTCGACGACGAGCCTTGA
- the LOC103635848 gene encoding uncharacterized protein isoform X2, protein MAAAGTSFSIREYAVRARARAEGGGGGSWPFGGDAGALPPMEVRRFRWWRDEAAAVEEEEAEVERRLAAKRRKRSVAELFAAVPRVPRGGQGRGKGKAAKRKAEKDKGKLVLAASVKTNKKKKVPTGIDARPKEKNSGVKVNSVSISKSFQHPIKNREPKSSCKKKGKQEVSVLLDKKSKKGNRKSVLEIHKKDMANSVQTQSICKDQSKAGSSTAPNTTDMRCKLNSCCKSKHVTFSDGADIFGRTAHLPADNTKQPQSVQTFQQATQEGRDHRDRDDQQLVYQQAEAISRTVEITNSLSENVVLAGVCRTIPLTKPKDITILGNSVDLNHCIETCHGSNCLNSTSLASLSSKMPCQKFQGVNSHLNGNNVSSLDVQYLGEQNHMISQASFNPVSLAPKGVSGDMSPLSEPSSCCLYDRSSITFHEKADANYHLGKVSSEILRSGNVVRSISSSTGSNKPAQAIDCVSAAFRNMHSRRDDYVGLPINSRGEFVKVHPGGTPNSVDIFTRQCLGENSSCPSDYPTIFSSITRMDHVPNYHARQFYTIDQSAFHADPRFPPAGPMAYGMDVRQWPSSERAKVHYYTIPNKKYPCAKQQELSMDHNSQQKLLGLRSRCPSQNSGQGMQHNAETTLRLMGKTVTLGTSSSMHCRGLNNGTPACSSKQSQAEDRGTRTKVFPQLFHGGLALADPAAACRISDGERQPSGHPSRFSLAPAAVRAFLPGTSSFRTGGHNQQPELATASKNPYLSIHCRHAPESSFNARNSFRNFTEKGPAAPYQSSSYLTQQLSSNMAQRTAAAASSSASGYGVQRPPGLSLTTAQTKFTSLRPLPPSVVPSHAYGAPPHGPVTVFHPSAPPVPYPASNSGGPGSSDAVLEIESVRWSVVGSKPEGSERLRSCKRAAEMDADVSVALLKKPLTVAAAAAARQGLDMLLPVAETGSEFRGSTRPEPEAQPRPSGTSTTPICVDDEP, encoded by the exons ATGGCGGCCGCCGGCACGTCGTTCTCCATCCG GGAGTACGCGGTGCGtgcgcgggcgcgggccgaggGCGGCGGGGGCGGGAGCTGGCCTTTCGGCGGGGACGCGGGGGCGCTACCGCCCATGGAGGTGCGGCGGTTCCGGTGGTGGCGGGACGAGGCGGCAgcggtggaggaggaggaggccgaGGTGGAGAGGAGGTTGGCGGCCAAGCGCCGCAAGCGCTCCGTCGCCGAGCTCTTCGCCGCGGTCCCGCGGGTGCCCCGAGGCGGCCAGGGGCGTGGCAAGGGGAAGGCTGCCAAGAGGAAGGCGGAGAAAGACAAGGGAAAGCTAGTGCTCGCTGCCAGTGTTAAGACCAACAAGAAGAAAAAGGTCCCGACTGGGATCGATGCCAGACCAAAG GAGAAAAACAGTGGGGTAAAGGTGAACTCAGTTAGCATTTCTAAGTCATTTCAGCATCCTATAAAAAATAGGGAACCCAAGAGTTCTTgcaagaaaaagggaaaacaagAGGTCTCAGTCTTACTGGATAAGAAAAGTAAGAAGGGAAACAGAAAGTCAGTTTTGGAAATACACAAAAAGGATATGGCAAACAGTGTTCAAACTCAAAGCATTTGTAAGGATCAGTCAAAAGCAGGTTCTAGCACAGCACCGAATACAACAGATATGAGGTGTAAATTAAATTCTTGTTGCAAATCAAAGCATGTTACCTTTTCTGATGGCGCTGACATATTTGGAAGGACCGCACATCTACCTGCAGATAATACAAAGCAACCACAATCTGTACAGACATTCCAGCAAGCCACTCAGGAAGGTCGTGACCACCGTGATAGAGATGATCAACAGTTGGTTTATCAACAAGCTGAAGCTATATCCCGGACTGTTGAGATTACCAATTCTTTGTCTGAAAATGTAGTACTAGCTGGTGTTTGCCGTACAATCCCACTTACCAAACCAAAAGATATCACTATACTGGGAAACTCAGTGGATCTGAATCACTGCATAGAAACTTGTCATGGCAGTAACTGTTTGAACTCCACGAGTTTGGCAAGCTTATCTAGTAAGATGCCATGTCAAAAATTCCAAGGTGTGAACTCTCATCTGAATGGCAACAATGTTTCAAGTCTTGATGTTCAGTATCTTGGAGAACAAAACCATATGATATCACAAGCATCATTTAATCCTGTTAGTTTGGCACCCAAGGGAGTATCAGGTGATATGAGCCCATTGTCAGAGCCTTCCAGTTGTTGTTTATATGATAGGAGCAGTATCACGTTCCACGAGAAGGCTGATGCTAATTACCACTTGGGAAAAGTTAGTTCTGAGATTCTTAGATCTGGTAACGTGGTGAGAAGCATAAGCTCTTCAACAGGATCAAATAAACCAGCACAAGCCATCGATTGTGTATCTGCTGCATTCAGGAACATGCACAGCCGCCGTGACGATTATGTCGGCCTTCCTATCAATTCACGAGGTGAATTCGTCAAGGTTCATCCTGGTGGCACCCCTAATTCTGTTGACATTTTTACGAGGCAGTGTTTGGGGGAGAATTCCTCATGCCCCTCAGATTATCCAACCATCTTCAGTTCTATTACCCGCATGGATCATGTACCCAACTATCATGCTCGACAATTCTATACAATAGACCAGTCTGCTTTTCATGCAGATCCTCGTTTTCCTCCAGCGGGCCCAATGGCATATGGGATGGATGTGAGGCAGTGGCCAAGTTCTGAAAGAGCAAAAGTTCATTACTACACAATTCCAAACAAAAAGTATCCATGCGCCAAACAGCAAGAGCTTTCAATGGATCACAATTCACAGCAGAAGCTACTTGGGCTGCGAAGCCGCTGTCCCAGCCAGAACTCTGGGCAGGGTATGCAGCACAACGCCGAAACGACACTGCGCCTCATGGGAAAAACGGTCACACTTGGGACCAGCAGCAGCATGCACTGTAGAGGCCTGAACAACGGAACCCCAGCTTGTTCCAGTAAACAAAGCCAAGCTGAAGACCGGGGAACGCGTACGAAAGTTTTCCCACAGCTGTTTCACGGAGGACTGGCTCTGGCTGATCCCGCTGCTGCGTGTAGGATATCAGATGGAGAGAGGCAACCGTCTGGACACCCGTCACGTTTCTCTTTGGCTCCAGCAGCTGTTCGGGCTTTTCTGCCTGGTACCAGCAGTTTCAGAACAGGTGGCCACAACCAGCAACCTGAACTAGCAACAGCCAGTAAGAATCCTTATCTTTCAATACACTGCAGACATGCACCGGAGTCATCTTTCAATGCAAGGAACAGTTTCAGAAACTTCACGGAAAAGGGGCCAGCGGCACCGTACCAGTCGTCCAGTTACCTGACGCAGCAGCTCAGCAGCAACATGGCGCagagaaccgccgccgccgcctcctcttCTGCGTCAGGCTACGGCGTTCAGAGACCCCCTGGTCTAAGTCTAACAACAGCCCAGACGAAATTCACGTCGCTCCGGCCGTTGCCGCCTTCGGTCGTCCCTTCCCATGCCTACGGCGCGCCGCCTCACGGACCCGTCACCGTCTTTCACCCGTCAGCTCCTCCCGTGCCGTATCCAGCGAGCAATTCTGGCGGTCCTGGCAGCAGCGACGCGGTGTTGGAGATCGAGAGCGTGAGGTGGAGCGTGGTGGGATCGAAGCCTGAGGGCTCGGAGCGTCTGAGGAGCTGCAAAAGGGCAGCAGAGATGGACGCCGACGTGTCCGTGGCGTTGCTGAAGAAGCCTctcaccgtcgccgccgccgccgcagcacGGCAGGGGCTAGATATGTTGCTACCGGTCGCAGAGACGGGGTCGGAGTTCCGTGGATCCACCAGGCCGGAGCCGGAGGCGCAGCCGCGGCCTAGTGGTACGAGTACGACGCCTATTTGTGTCGACGACGAGCCTTGA